ACCGCAGCTTCCATGCGGAGACCAGGCGCAACAACGGGGCGGACCACTACTTCGCCACCGCCATCCAGCCCGTCGGGCCGGCGGCAACGGCCGGGATGTCCGATGGCGTGTATGACGGATTCGAGTTTCGCGCGGCCCCGGATCGGCGGTTGCTGGTGCGCGCCACCGGGGGCCGCTTTTTTCCGGGTCCGGAATGGTCGGTGAACATTCCGCATCCGGTGGAGGCGGGCCGGGGACAGGAGGGTGCGGGCGACGCCTACAGTCCGGGATGGTTCGAACTGGTGCTGCCGTCGGGCGGCGAGGCCACCCTCGAGGGCACGGCGGATCCGGCGCCACCGGATCCGGACCTTGTCGCCTCGGCGTTTGGGCGGCGCCTGGCCGCGATCAAGGAGACGTTGGACCGCGCCGAGGTCCCGATGACCGACGCGTTTGCCCGCCAGTTGGTGCTGGCCAGCTCTGCGTTCGTGGTGCGCCGGGATGACACCCGTTCGGTCATCGCGGGATATCCGTGGTTTCTGGACTGGGGACGCGACTCGTTGATTGCCGCCCGCGGGTTGCTGGCTGCCGGCCAGCGGGAGACGGTGCGCGAACTGCTGGTCACGTTCGGCCGCTTCGAGGAGTCGGGCACCCTTCCCAATTCAATTCACGGCCTCGATGCCTCGAATCGGGAGACCAGCGATGCGCCGTTGTGGTACGGCATGGTCGCCGGGGATCTGGCGTCCATGGAGCCGGGTCCGGGATCCGACCCCGCGGCGTCCTCCCCGGTCTACTCCATGGCTGTGGACAGCTCCGGTCGCACCGTGGCTTCGGTGCTTCGCTCCATCGCCTGTGGGTACCTGGCTGGCACACCGAATGGCATTTGTGTGGATGCCGACTCCGGGCTCGTGTGGAGTCCGGCGCACTTTACCTGGATGGACACCAATTATCCGGCCGGAACGCCGCGGGAGGGCTACCCGGTGGAGCTTCAGGCGTTGTGGATCCGCCTGCTGCGGCAGTTGGAGGCCCTGAAGGCGGCGCCCTGGGAGGGGCGGGGCGAAACCTGGGGTGATCTGGCGCGCCGGGTGGAGGACCGCTTTCACCAGTGCTTCTGGCTTGAGGAGCCCGGGTGGTTTGCCGACGTGCTGCTGGGTGGCCGGGACGTCCCGGCCCGGTCGGCAACGCCCAGCAATGCGCTTCGGAGCAATGCGGTGCTGCCAGTGGCGTTGGGCCTGGACCGGCATCCCGAATTCCATGCCCGTTCCCGGCGCCTGCTCGCGGCGGTTGCCCGGTATCTTGTGGTGCCGGGTGCGCTCCGGTCGCTGGCGCCGCTCCCGGTGAGCCCGCCATGGCCGGTGTATGGAAATCACGGGGAGCTGCTCAATGATCCAAACCGCCCGTACTGGTCGCGCTACGAGGGGGATGAGGACACCCGCCGGAAGCCGGCGTACCACAATGGCACCGCGTGGGTCTGGACATTCCCGGCATTCTGCGAGGCCCTGGTGCGGGCGTATCCGGGGGATCGGCGGGCCTGGGAGGCGGCGCGGGCGTATCTGGGCAGCACCGATCAACTGCTGGCCGGCGGCTGTCTCGGACATCTGCCGGAGATTGTGGACGGCGACGCACCGCATGAGCCTCGTGGCTGCGATGCCCAGGCATGGAGCGTGACGGAGGTGCTTCGTGTCTGGCGGTTGCTGGCGTCATCGTCACCGCCCTTCCCGGTGTGACCCCCCGAATTTACGCCCTCGGGTGGGCGGCCAGATAGGCCTTCCGGAGCCGTTCCGTGGACACATGGGTGTACACCTCGGTTGAGCTGAGCCGCGCATGCCCGAGCAACTCCTGCACGCTGCGCAGATCGGCGCCGCGATCCAGCAGGTGGGTCGCAAAGGTGTGCCGGAGCTTGTGTGGCGTGAGTTTCGGGTCGAGTCCCGCGGCCGCCAGGTAACACTTCAGCCGCTTCTGGATTTCGAGCGGGGTGACCGGTTGTGTCCGGTCCCGGCACCTGGCGAATGCGGGAGCTTCGGCCGATGCCGGCAGGCCCACGGATTTCCACAGCGCTTCAATCGCCGCCACGGCGGGACGGCCCAGTGGGATCAGACGTTCGCGCCGGCCCTTGCCCCGAACCCTCAGGACACGCTCCTGCAGATCCACGTCGCCCGCCTGCAACCCGCAGGCCTCGCTGATCCTCAAGCCGGAGGAATACATCGCCTCCAGGAGGGCCGCGTCCCGAAGGAAGGGCATCGGGTCGGTGTCCGGACGCGACTTCCGTTCCCGCGCCAGCTCACGAAGTGGCGCCGCCAGCAGGGAATCCGTCTGGGCGACGGACAGGAAAACGGGCAGTCGCCGGTCCGGTTTTGGCAGGGCGAGGTGCCGGAGCGGCAGATCCCGGACCAGGCCCTCGCGCATCAGGAATCGGTAGAAGGTGCGCAGCGCGCTGAATCGCAGATGCACCGGAGATCGTGCCAGGTTCCGGC
This genomic stretch from Verrucomicrobiia bacterium harbors:
- a CDS encoding tyrosine-type recombinase/integrase: MTTTGPEGPLPAPLDPLVERFRRDLETGRNVSPYTSRNYLQALREFSAWHLEVEGRPADWPALGRDTFRRYLRGLGRRNLARSPVHLRFSALRTFYRFLMREGLVRDLPLRHLALPKPDRRLPVFLSVAQTDSLLAAPLRELARERKSRPDTDPMPFLRDAALLEAMYSSGLRISEACGLQAGDVDLQERVLRVRGKGRRERLIPLGRPAVAAIEALWKSVGLPASAEAPAFARCRDRTQPVTPLEIQKRLKCYLAAAGLDPKLTPHKLRHTFATHLLDRGADLRSVQELLGHARLSSTEVYTHVSTERLRKAYLAAHPRA